One genomic region from Shewanella aestuarii encodes:
- the tatC gene encoding twin-arginine translocase subunit TatC: protein MSQQQPLISHLLELRNKLLKAIGSVLLVFIATVYWANDIYHYVALPLMQSLPETGSMIATDVAAPFFAPFKLTLVLSFFVAIPYVLFQIWSFVAPGLYKHEKRLVVPLLVSSTLLFYLGIAFAYYVVFPVVFGFFTSVAPEGVQVATDISSYLSFILKLFFAFGLAFEIPVAVVLLCWAGVTSPDELKQKRPYIVVGAFVIGMLLTPPDIISQTMLAIPMLLLFEGGLLAAKLYTPKEEDVPENEHADS from the coding sequence ATGTCGCAGCAGCAACCGCTTATTAGTCATTTGCTTGAATTACGTAACAAGTTACTCAAAGCGATTGGCAGTGTTTTATTAGTTTTTATTGCCACAGTGTATTGGGCAAATGATATTTATCACTATGTTGCCCTACCGTTAATGCAATCGCTTCCTGAAACCGGCAGTATGATTGCGACTGACGTTGCTGCGCCATTCTTCGCCCCTTTTAAATTAACCTTAGTGCTGTCGTTTTTTGTTGCGATACCTTATGTGTTATTTCAAATTTGGTCATTTGTGGCACCGGGTTTATATAAACACGAAAAACGCCTAGTTGTACCTTTACTCGTTAGCAGTACTTTACTATTTTATTTGGGTATTGCCTTTGCGTATTATGTTGTATTCCCTGTTGTATTTGGCTTTTTTACCAGCGTCGCTCCCGAGGGCGTTCAGGTCGCTACCGACATCAGTAGCTACTTAAGTTTCATCTTAAAACTATTTTTTGCGTTTGGTTTAGCGTTTGAAATTCCTGTGGCTGTTGTCTTATTATGCTGGGCCGGAGTCACAAGCCCTGACGAGCTAAAACAAAAACGCCCATATATTGTGGTTGGTGCCTTTGTGATTGGCATGCTATTAACTCCTCCTGATATTATTTCACAAACCATGCTAGCAATACCTATGCTGCTATTGTTTGAAGGTGGTTTATTAGCTGCTAAACTGTACACCCCAAAAGAAGAAGACGTGCCAGAGAATGAGCACGCAGATAGCTAA
- the ubiE gene encoding bifunctional demethylmenaquinone methyltransferase/2-methoxy-6-polyprenyl-1,4-benzoquinol methylase UbiE, producing MSEGEQKNTHFGYKTVEAEKKADLVADVFHSVAAKYDIMNDVMSFGIHRFWKRHTIEVAAARPGMKVLDLAGGTGDLTAKFSNLVGERGQVILADINESMLKVGRTKLRDKGIVNNVSYVQANAEALPFPDNHFDIITIAFGLRNVTDKDAALRSMQRVLKPGGKLLVLEFSKPQHEVMRKVYDLYSFKVLPKMGALITQDADSYEYLAESIRMHPDQETLKQMMIDAGFEQVDYTNMTDGIVALHRGFKF from the coding sequence ATGTCTGAGGGCGAACAAAAAAACACCCATTTTGGCTACAAAACTGTTGAAGCTGAAAAGAAAGCTGACCTTGTTGCGGATGTATTCCATTCTGTTGCTGCCAAATACGATATTATGAATGACGTAATGTCATTCGGTATTCATCGTTTTTGGAAACGTCATACCATTGAAGTTGCAGCGGCTCGCCCTGGTATGAAAGTGCTTGATTTAGCTGGCGGAACTGGCGATTTAACCGCTAAGTTTTCAAACTTAGTTGGTGAACGCGGCCAAGTGATTTTAGCTGACATTAATGAGTCTATGTTAAAAGTTGGTCGTACCAAATTGCGCGACAAAGGCATAGTAAACAATGTCAGTTATGTACAAGCCAATGCTGAAGCTCTGCCTTTTCCAGACAATCATTTTGACATCATTACCATTGCGTTTGGGTTGCGAAATGTTACCGACAAAGACGCCGCACTTCGTTCAATGCAGCGTGTCTTAAAGCCTGGTGGAAAATTATTAGTGCTTGAGTTTTCAAAACCACAGCATGAAGTCATGCGTAAAGTTTATGATTTATACAGCTTTAAAGTATTACCTAAAATGGGTGCGCTGATAACCCAAGATGCAGACAGCTATGAATATCTTGCTGAGTCTATTCGTATGCACCCAGATCAAGAAACATTAAAACAAATGATGATTGATGCCGGCTTTGAACAAGTTGACTACACCAACATGACCGACGGTATAGTTGCTCTTCACCGAGGGTTCAAGTTTTAA
- the ubiB gene encoding ubiquinone biosynthesis regulatory protein kinase UbiB produces the protein MTIASIRRGYHVIKTVLQFGLDDLLPKHKTPWYFKLLRGCFFWLRNRHKDKNPAERLKLAMQELGPVYIKLGQMLSTRRDLLDDEWAYQLAMLQDRVPPFDSALARIAIEEALEQPIEDLFDNFDETPLASASISQVHTATLKSNGKEVVLKVLRPNVEAKIEADLQLMTQAANLLEMLLGDGNRLRPAEVIEDYRTTILGELNLKLEALNAIKLRNNFLDSDALYIPYVYEEHCYKRLMVMERIYGIPVSDTAALRAQGTNFKLLAERGVELFFTQVFRDNFFHADMHPGNIFISTDHPENPYYIGLDCGIMGTLTEVDKRYLAENFLAFFNRDYHRIAQLYIESGWVSEHTDVLAFEQAVKAVCEPMFNKPLDEISFGHVLLELFRTARHFDIVVQPQLVLLEKTLLYIEGLGRQLYPQLDLWQTAKPFLENWMDEQVGPKAMFKKVKTNAPYWADMLPEFPELIYDNLKLGRKLLGSQQQMLDKYLRYQQKSHKSNYLLITSAVLLICGTILFTQSVTLWPAYICIGLGCILWITGWRSRPKNRKF, from the coding sequence ATGACAATTGCTAGTATCAGGCGTGGTTACCATGTCATTAAAACCGTGCTTCAATTCGGCTTAGATGATTTACTCCCAAAACACAAAACGCCGTGGTACTTCAAATTACTTCGTGGCTGTTTTTTCTGGCTGCGCAATCGCCATAAAGATAAGAATCCTGCTGAGCGTCTAAAACTCGCCATGCAAGAATTAGGGCCTGTATACATTAAACTTGGCCAGATGCTCTCCACTCGTCGAGATTTACTTGATGATGAATGGGCATATCAACTGGCCATGTTGCAAGATAGAGTGCCTCCTTTTGATTCCGCCTTAGCTCGCATCGCCATTGAAGAAGCCTTAGAACAGCCAATTGAAGACCTGTTCGATAACTTCGACGAAACACCACTGGCCAGCGCATCTATCTCGCAAGTACACACCGCCACGTTAAAATCTAACGGCAAAGAAGTCGTGCTTAAAGTATTACGTCCTAATGTTGAAGCCAAAATAGAAGCCGACTTACAGTTGATGACCCAAGCCGCTAACTTATTGGAAATGTTATTAGGCGACGGTAATCGCTTACGCCCAGCTGAAGTCATAGAAGATTATCGCACCACAATTTTAGGTGAGCTAAATTTAAAGCTAGAAGCTTTAAACGCAATCAAACTACGTAATAACTTTTTGGATTCCGATGCACTTTATATTCCCTATGTATATGAAGAACATTGCTATAAACGCTTAATGGTAATGGAGCGAATATACGGTATTCCCGTGTCAGACACCGCTGCATTACGCGCCCAAGGCACCAACTTCAAATTACTGGCAGAGCGTGGCGTAGAGCTATTTTTTACCCAAGTATTTCGTGACAACTTTTTTCACGCCGATATGCACCCTGGCAACATCTTCATTAGTACCGACCATCCAGAAAACCCATACTACATCGGCCTTGATTGCGGCATTATGGGCACCTTAACTGAGGTAGATAAACGTTACCTTGCCGAAAACTTTTTAGCCTTTTTCAATCGTGACTATCATCGTATTGCACAACTTTATATTGAATCAGGTTGGGTATCAGAACACACAGATGTACTGGCCTTTGAGCAAGCCGTAAAAGCAGTCTGCGAGCCTATGTTTAACAAGCCATTAGACGAAATCTCTTTCGGCCATGTATTACTTGAACTATTTAGAACCGCACGTCACTTTGATATTGTCGTGCAGCCACAACTGGTGCTGCTTGAAAAAACCTTACTGTATATTGAAGGTTTAGGACGACAGTTATATCCCCAATTAGATTTATGGCAAACAGCCAAGCCTTTTTTAGAAAATTGGATGGATGAACAGGTTGGCCCTAAGGCTATGTTTAAAAAAGTAAAAACCAATGCGCCATACTGGGCTGATATGCTTCCTGAATTTCCTGAGCTGATTTACGATAACTTAAAATTAGGCCGAAAATTGCTCGGCAGTCAGCAACAAATGTTGGATAAATATCTAAGATACCAACAAAAATCTCACAAAAGTAATTATTTGCTGATCACTTCTGCCGTATTGTTGATCTGTGGCACAATATTATTCACCCAAAGCGTTACACTGTGGCCCGCCTACATTTGTATTGGTCTTGGCTGTATTTTATGGATAACAGGATGGCGATCTAGGCCAAAAAATCGCAAATTTTAG
- a CDS encoding TatD family hydrolase, with protein sequence MIQHIDIAVNLLSANLIDNCHDIIQQAAKQDVSPLIVIGSELEESAQAINVCQQYPQQLFCTTGVHPHYARHWNEHSAETLKQLAKHPTVVAIGECGLDYNRDFSPRDQQRHAFAQQLDIACELNMPVYMHCRDAHDDFIDIVNRYRQDLPKAVLHCFTGNKAELDACLAADLYIGITGWICDERRGQSLAELVKYIPNNRLMAETDAPYLLPRSMRPKPKSSKNLPEYLPYIVQTMAKLRQQEYAELAGHCYQNSVDFFNLSSHG encoded by the coding sequence ATGATCCAGCATATTGATATTGCTGTTAATCTATTAAGTGCCAACTTAATAGACAACTGCCACGACATCATCCAACAAGCGGCGAAACAAGATGTTTCGCCTTTAATTGTTATTGGCAGCGAACTTGAAGAAAGCGCGCAAGCCATTAATGTGTGCCAGCAATATCCTCAACAGCTTTTTTGCACCACAGGCGTTCACCCTCATTATGCTCGTCACTGGAATGAACATAGTGCAGAGACACTGAAACAGTTAGCCAAACACCCAACGGTTGTTGCCATTGGCGAATGCGGTCTTGATTATAATCGCGATTTTTCTCCCCGAGACCAACAGCGTCATGCATTTGCCCAGCAACTCGACATTGCCTGTGAGCTAAACATGCCTGTATATATGCATTGCCGTGATGCGCACGATGATTTTATCGACATTGTAAATCGCTACCGCCAAGATTTACCCAAAGCGGTTTTACACTGCTTTACCGGGAATAAAGCTGAGTTAGACGCATGTTTAGCCGCTGATTTATATATTGGGATTACAGGTTGGATTTGTGACGAACGTCGTGGGCAGTCTTTAGCCGAGCTGGTTAAATACATTCCCAATAATCGGCTGATGGCTGAAACCGACGCCCCCTATTTACTGCCACGCAGTATGCGCCCTAAACCTAAATCCAGTAAAAATTTACCGGAATACCTACCCTATATTGTGCAAACCATGGCCAAACTTCGCCAACAAGAATACGCCGAGTTAGCGGGCCACTGTTATCAAAACAGTGTCGACTTTTTTAACCTATCAAGCCATGGATAA
- a CDS encoding formimidoylglutamase: MTMLIPFHINDLKAIVNYRQGETKLAQHMQCLSFESGEKNLEAALLNAKQHGAKFALLGIQEDIGPRANLGRAGANQAFSASLRQFANLQSNRYLQGQECLVVGQITLENQLDEQADLETLRRATAELDHHVITICQAIFKVGLEPIVIGGGHNNAYGLLTAAKQAFNSPLAAVNLDPHSDFRPREGRHSGNGFSYAAANGALSYYHILGLHELKNSEATLEQLSLFGASWHSFQQIWVRREITLDEAISQICQNLNHTNLPVGLELDVDAITKMPSSASSFAGVPLLDACHYVYQLAKQCDCAYLHLAEAAPQCHEAGIDAGYRDVGQGISELIYSYIQGRLN; encoded by the coding sequence ATCACCATGTTAATTCCATTTCATATCAATGATCTCAAGGCCATAGTGAATTATCGCCAAGGTGAAACAAAACTAGCGCAACACATGCAGTGCTTGTCATTTGAATCAGGTGAAAAAAACCTCGAAGCCGCATTGTTAAATGCCAAGCAGCATGGTGCAAAATTTGCGCTACTGGGAATTCAAGAGGATATTGGCCCAAGAGCTAACTTAGGCCGCGCTGGTGCCAATCAAGCTTTTAGTGCGAGTTTACGCCAATTCGCCAATTTACAATCCAATCGTTACTTGCAAGGCCAAGAGTGCCTGGTGGTCGGCCAGATAACTTTAGAAAATCAACTCGATGAACAAGCCGATCTTGAAACATTAAGACGAGCCACAGCAGAGTTAGACCATCACGTTATCACGATTTGCCAAGCGATTTTTAAAGTCGGCTTAGAGCCCATTGTGATTGGTGGTGGGCATAATAATGCTTATGGCTTACTCACTGCGGCCAAACAAGCTTTTAATAGCCCGCTTGCTGCGGTAAACCTTGATCCGCATAGTGATTTCCGACCAAGAGAAGGTCGTCATAGTGGCAATGGTTTTAGTTATGCTGCGGCTAATGGTGCCCTCAGTTATTATCATATTCTTGGTTTACATGAGCTTAAAAATAGTGAGGCAACATTAGAACAACTCAGCTTGTTTGGTGCTAGCTGGCATAGTTTTCAACAAATTTGGGTTCGTCGAGAAATCACCCTAGATGAAGCTATAAGTCAAATTTGCCAAAACTTAAATCACACTAATTTACCCGTTGGGCTTGAATTAGACGTTGATGCCATCACTAAAATGCCAAGCAGCGCTAGCTCATTCGCTGGCGTCCCCTTACTTGATGCCTGCCATTATGTGTATCAGCTAGCAAAGCAATGTGATTGCGCCTATTTACACTTAGCAGAAGCCGCACCACAGTGCCATGAAGCAGGTATAGATGCCGGCTATCGAGATGTGGGGCAAGGGATCAGCGAACTGATATACAGCTATATCCAAGGTCGATTAAATTAA
- the tatA gene encoding Sec-independent protein translocase subunit TatA, which translates to MGGISIWQLLIIALIVVLLFGTKKLRSLGGDLGGAVKGFKNAMASEDEKKSIEDTTAKTSEQAAEKKPESKDKEQA; encoded by the coding sequence ATGGGCGGCATCAGTATTTGGCAGCTTTTAATCATAGCTCTTATCGTTGTTTTATTATTCGGCACTAAAAAGTTACGTTCTTTAGGTGGCGATTTAGGCGGCGCAGTAAAAGGCTTTAAAAATGCCATGGCATCTGAAGATGAGAAAAAATCAATCGAAGATACTACTGCAAAAACCTCTGAACAGGCCGCTGAAAAGAAGCCTGAGTCTAAGGACAAAGAACAGGCGTAA
- a CDS encoding YgjV family protein, which yields MESINMVEILGYVASVMVAISLMMKDIIWLRCLNFVGCALFVAYGYSIDAWPVAGMNAFVAGINVFHLIKIYRNKQLQAEPTTA from the coding sequence ATGGAAAGTATTAATATGGTTGAGATTTTAGGTTATGTCGCTTCTGTTATGGTAGCGATTTCGTTGATGATGAAAGACATAATTTGGTTGCGTTGTCTTAATTTTGTAGGCTGTGCTTTGTTTGTTGCTTATGGTTATTCAATTGATGCTTGGCCTGTTGCGGGGATGAATGCATTTGTAGCTGGTATTAATGTTTTCCATTTGATTAAAATTTATCGCAATAAACAACTTCAAGCTGAGCCAACTACTGCTTAA
- a CDS encoding sensor domain-containing diguanylate cyclase, whose translation MKKSYFCLLVGLLIAMLTLVNSAQANSEALTANASTPQVNEQQTPLRLTKSSISKIDLFDWLYIQSQRNIKQLEQVKLQPNQSWRKLSKRDLQLVGASDLWLSLSIFSPTDYQTKIIALDNPLLDSAVIYHHINGQLIKTTKWGDTLPFYYRPLESNTFLYSFDLKPNEMHQFYIKVDTHGSRQLPLTLWSPNDLTQMIETKNLGYGLQIGLLVAIGLFSLFIALATHSYSYSYYTGYVLGLALLISTIHGVAFRYLWPNMPMLQQVISPILIPFIMGFSLMFTEKVLLLKYNNLSMLRICRILAALCFSLSFILPFINYNLAVYILFGVITIVCVMLAVFSISQMWAGKPYARLYGLGRITLLLSCILTGMLYIGMINLNMDIQTPVMLGLTVEVITMAAVLAIRYHDERKSKMKIQQQALEQAERLRESREESLRAEAEANERLEQMVQERTLELEITLRELNEVNQKLTEQTTTDSLTGVKNRAMFDRRLIAEGRISRRQQTPMALLMIDIDRFKNINDKHGHLAGDYAIKTIAHALSENLKRPTDLVSRFGGEEFAIILPNTDETGALQVAEVIRNAVDSFTIHWDNNDIPLTVSIGVSVAVIESDKHPTALLEHADKALYLAKRSGRNQVCMYQQETDENKIT comes from the coding sequence ATGAAGAAAAGTTATTTTTGCTTATTGGTCGGCTTGCTGATCGCCATGTTGACGTTAGTCAACTCAGCACAAGCTAACTCAGAGGCACTCACAGCAAATGCGTCTACGCCACAAGTCAACGAGCAGCAAACTCCACTTCGTTTAACCAAAAGTTCAATTTCAAAAATTGATTTGTTCGATTGGCTCTATATTCAATCCCAGCGCAATATTAAACAACTTGAACAAGTAAAACTTCAGCCCAACCAGTCATGGCGAAAACTTTCAAAGCGCGATTTACAGTTAGTGGGTGCTAGCGATCTATGGTTAAGCTTGAGTATCTTTTCGCCGACAGACTACCAAACCAAAATTATCGCTCTGGATAACCCATTACTTGATAGCGCCGTGATCTACCATCACATTAATGGCCAATTAATTAAAACCACCAAATGGGGAGATACGTTACCCTTTTATTATCGACCATTAGAGAGCAACACCTTTTTGTATTCTTTTGATTTAAAACCGAATGAAATGCATCAGTTTTATATCAAAGTCGATACCCACGGCAGCCGACAATTGCCACTGACCTTGTGGTCGCCAAATGATTTAACCCAAATGATTGAAACCAAAAACTTGGGTTATGGATTACAAATTGGTTTATTAGTCGCCATTGGTTTATTTAGTTTATTTATTGCTTTAGCGACTCATTCTTACAGTTACTCTTACTACACGGGATATGTGCTTGGGTTAGCGCTGTTAATTTCAACAATACATGGTGTTGCCTTTCGCTATTTGTGGCCAAATATGCCCATGTTACAGCAAGTGATATCGCCCATTTTAATCCCATTTATTATGGGCTTTTCCCTCATGTTTACCGAAAAGGTATTACTGCTCAAATATAACAACCTATCTATGCTTAGGATCTGTAGAATACTTGCGGCACTATGCTTTAGCTTAAGTTTTATTTTGCCTTTTATTAATTACAACCTCGCTGTGTATATCCTTTTTGGGGTTATTACAATTGTTTGTGTCATGCTGGCGGTATTTTCAATTAGTCAAATGTGGGCAGGTAAACCTTATGCCAGATTGTATGGCTTAGGCAGAATAACCCTCTTACTCAGCTGTATCCTTACTGGCATGCTCTACATTGGCATGATCAATTTAAACATGGATATTCAAACCCCTGTCATGCTCGGTTTAACCGTTGAGGTTATTACCATGGCGGCAGTGCTTGCGATCCGTTATCACGATGAACGCAAGTCAAAGATGAAAATTCAACAGCAAGCATTAGAACAAGCTGAACGGCTTAGAGAAAGTCGTGAAGAATCTTTAAGGGCAGAAGCTGAAGCGAATGAACGCCTAGAACAAATGGTGCAAGAGCGTACATTAGAGCTAGAAATCACTCTACGTGAGCTAAATGAAGTGAATCAAAAACTCACTGAGCAAACCACCACAGATAGCTTAACAGGAGTAAAAAACCGTGCCATGTTTGATCGTCGTTTGATAGCCGAAGGCCGGATCAGTCGTCGTCAACAAACCCCTATGGCTTTGCTGATGATTGATATAGACAGATTCAAAAATATTAACGATAAACATGGTCACTTAGCCGGTGATTATGCTATTAAAACCATCGCGCACGCGTTATCTGAAAATTTAAAGCGCCCAACCGATCTGGTGTCACGTTTTGGTGGTGAAGAGTTTGCTATCATCTTACCTAATACTGATGAAACTGGCGCATTGCAAGTAGCTGAAGTCATTCGCAATGCAGTAGACTCATTTACAATCCATTGGGACAACAATGATATTCCTCTTACAGTCAGTATTGGTGTAAGTGTGGCAGTTATTGAATCAGATAAACACCCAACAGCATTATTAGAGCATGCTGACAAAGCCCTTTACCTTGCAAAACGAAGCGGTCGAAATCAAGTGTGTATGTACCAGCAAGAAACAGATGAGAATAAGATTACATGA
- the rraA gene encoding ribonuclease E activity regulator RraA, whose product MEYNTSELCDMYIDVVDVVEPMFSNYGGCSSFGGSISTVKCFEDNGLIVDALQEDGQGKVLLVDGGGSLRRALIDASIAEVAVANNWEGIIVYGSVRDVDTLEELDIGIQALASIPVGADGNGVGEVEIPVNFGGVTFLPGDHIYADNTGVILSPEPLDID is encoded by the coding sequence ATGGAATACAACACCTCAGAATTGTGCGATATGTATATAGATGTGGTCGATGTAGTCGAACCTATGTTCAGTAATTATGGTGGCTGCAGTTCATTTGGCGGCTCAATCAGTACAGTAAAATGCTTCGAAGATAACGGGCTAATTGTTGATGCTTTACAAGAAGATGGACAAGGTAAAGTATTACTGGTTGATGGCGGCGGTTCACTTAGACGCGCCTTAATTGACGCAAGTATTGCCGAGGTTGCCGTAGCAAATAACTGGGAAGGCATCATAGTTTATGGTTCAGTGCGCGATGTTGACACATTAGAAGAGTTAGATATTGGTATTCAAGCTCTGGCTTCTATTCCAGTCGGTGCGGATGGTAATGGCGTAGGTGAAGTTGAAATTCCAGTTAACTTTGGCGGTGTCACCTTCTTACCTGGCGATCATATCTATGCGGACAATACTGGGGTAATTTTATCGCCAGAACCACTCGACATTGACTAG
- a CDS encoding ubiquinone biosynthesis accessory factor UbiJ: MSVNHFALLACAAIEIGFNQLPPSAKQDYNRLKSLHGKVICIQLSQLSWPIYLIFAKQIQVMSQYDAKSDLTVSADVSTLYQLREGANLTELIKQDKLSIEGDTQLLQTFSHFMQHIEFDFAEPLSRYIGDAPTHKLLSTGKQINQALRNVFVKTRSHLGQLTTEEYRLAPHKIEYVHFRDNLQQLVTQTEQIEMRVSQIRDKITS; encoded by the coding sequence ATGTCAGTAAATCACTTTGCTTTGCTAGCTTGTGCAGCCATTGAAATCGGTTTTAACCAACTGCCACCTAGCGCCAAACAAGATTACAACCGCCTTAAAAGTTTACATGGCAAAGTGATTTGCATTCAATTAAGCCAACTGAGTTGGCCTATTTACTTGATATTTGCTAAGCAAATTCAAGTGATGAGCCAATACGACGCTAAAAGTGATCTTACTGTTAGCGCCGATGTCTCAACCTTATATCAGTTACGAGAAGGCGCAAATCTCACCGAGCTTATTAAACAAGATAAACTCAGTATTGAAGGTGATACCCAGCTATTACAAACCTTCAGTCACTTTATGCAGCACATCGAATTTGATTTTGCTGAGCCGTTATCACGATATATTGGTGATGCGCCAACCCATAAACTGCTGAGCACAGGTAAACAAATTAACCAAGCGTTACGCAATGTTTTTGTTAAGACCCGTTCACACCTAGGTCAACTCACCACAGAAGAATACCGACTTGCCCCACATAAAATCGAATATGTGCATTTTCGTGATAACCTGCAACAACTTGTCACGCAAACCGAGCAAATCGAAATGCGTGTTTCCCAAATAAGAGACAAAATAACGTCATGA
- the hemB gene encoding porphobilinogen synthase, which yields MNIITSAFPQRRMRRMRKHEFSRRLMSENQLSVNDLIYPMFILEGEQRTEKVASMPGIERYSIDLLLKEAAELVDLGIPLIALFPVTPADKKSLMAEEAYNPNGLVQRAVRELKQAFPQLGVMTDVALDPFTTHGQDGIIDDTGYILNDITTDILVKQALSHAEAGADIVAPSDMMDGRIGAIREALEAAGHVNTQIMAYSAKYSSNYYGPFRDAVGSAGNLKGGNKHSYQMDPANSDEALHEVALDIQEGADMVMVKPGMPYLDIVHRVKTELAVPTFAYQVSGEYAMHMAAIQNGWLAEKAIVMESLLCFKRAGADGILTYFAKRAAQWLKEDK from the coding sequence ATGAATATAATTACTAGTGCTTTTCCACAGCGCAGAATGCGCCGCATGCGTAAACATGAATTTAGCCGTCGTTTGATGTCTGAAAATCAACTCAGCGTTAATGATTTGATTTATCCGATGTTTATTCTTGAAGGCGAGCAACGCACAGAAAAAGTCGCATCCATGCCAGGCATTGAGCGCTACTCTATTGATTTATTATTAAAAGAAGCGGCTGAATTAGTTGATTTAGGCATTCCATTAATCGCCTTATTCCCTGTAACACCAGCGGATAAAAAATCATTAATGGCAGAAGAAGCCTACAATCCAAACGGTTTAGTACAACGTGCTGTGCGTGAGCTGAAACAAGCGTTTCCACAACTCGGCGTAATGACTGACGTAGCGCTTGATCCATTCACCACTCATGGTCAAGACGGCATTATTGATGATACAGGTTATATCCTCAACGACATCACAACTGATATTCTTGTTAAGCAAGCCTTATCACACGCTGAAGCTGGTGCTGACATTGTTGCGCCATCTGACATGATGGATGGTCGAATTGGCGCAATCCGTGAAGCATTAGAAGCCGCTGGGCATGTTAACACTCAAATTATGGCTTATTCGGCTAAATACTCTTCCAACTACTATGGTCCTTTCCGTGATGCAGTCGGCTCTGCGGGCAACCTTAAAGGTGGCAATAAGCACAGCTATCAAATGGACCCAGCCAACAGTGATGAAGCGTTACACGAAGTGGCATTAGACATTCAAGAAGGTGCTGATATGGTCATGGTAAAGCCAGGCATGCCCTATCTCGATATCGTTCACCGCGTCAAAACTGAGTTAGCTGTACCCACTTTTGCTTATCAAGTTAGTGGCGAATATGCCATGCACATGGCTGCCATTCAAAATGGTTGGTTAGCTGAAAAAGCCATCGTGATGGAATCATTACTGTGCTTTAAGCGTGCCGGAGCTGACGGCATATTAACTTACTTTGCTAAGCGTGCAGCGCAATGGTTAAAAGAAGATAAGTAA
- the tatB gene encoding Sec-independent protein translocase protein TatB, producing MFDGIGFMELLLIGILGLVVLGPERLPVAVRSITGWIRAIKRMANSVKDELEQELKIEQLHADLKKAESKGLSNLSPELQQSIDELKQAAQSVNRPYQVEDVKPSSETASDAESAIADKASQTADTNNSSSTKSNG from the coding sequence ATGTTTGACGGTATCGGCTTTATGGAGCTGCTGCTGATAGGTATCTTGGGGCTAGTGGTTCTTGGCCCCGAAAGATTACCAGTCGCAGTACGTTCAATTACAGGTTGGATCCGCGCGATTAAGCGTATGGCTAACTCTGTCAAAGATGAACTTGAGCAAGAGCTTAAGATTGAACAGCTACACGCTGATTTAAAAAAAGCTGAAAGCAAAGGCTTATCTAATTTGTCTCCGGAACTTCAACAGTCAATAGACGAATTAAAACAAGCTGCGCAATCAGTTAATCGGCCTTATCAAGTTGAAGATGTTAAACCATCGTCTGAAACCGCTTCTGATGCAGAATCAGCAATCGCAGATAAGGCGTCACAAACCGCAGACACCAACAACTCAAGTTCCACTAAATCCAACGGATAA
- a CDS encoding phosphatase PAP2 family protein — translation MEHVAKVDRYFFYLIIDITRKHKLSHCALQVSATGDGPLYVYLSVAILIGHSQGQAFFNLLLLSFMVELPLYLLLKNTIRRQRPCYVFAGFTNGFYPSDKFSLPSGHTAAAFVFASVCYQFMPCLSLVAYSWAVAVGLSRVALGVHYPLDIIAGIGLGMGSVRLAEQVI, via the coding sequence ATGGAACATGTTGCCAAAGTTGATCGCTACTTTTTCTATTTAATAATCGATATCACTCGTAAGCATAAACTGTCTCACTGTGCCTTACAGGTTTCTGCCACAGGTGATGGGCCTTTATATGTTTACCTATCCGTTGCCATATTGATTGGCCACTCTCAAGGGCAGGCATTTTTTAACTTGTTACTGCTCAGTTTCATGGTTGAATTACCGCTTTATTTGCTGTTGAAAAACACTATCCGACGCCAGCGTCCTTGTTATGTCTTTGCTGGATTTACCAATGGTTTTTATCCTAGCGATAAATTTAGTTTACCTTCTGGGCATACTGCTGCGGCATTCGTGTTTGCCAGTGTTTGTTATCAATTTATGCCGTGTTTATCTCTCGTTGCTTATAGCTGGGCTGTTGCTGTTGGATTATCGCGTGTCGCTTTAGGGGTACATTATCCACTTGATATTATTGCTGGTATTGGACTGGGAATGGGCTCGGTGAGATTAGCTGAACAAGTGATTTAA